In the Longimicrobiales bacterium genome, one interval contains:
- a CDS encoding 3-isopropylmalate dehydrogenase — protein MPRIALIPGDGIGVEVVREARRVLDAINDAEGLGFEFVDWDLGADRYLRDGVTITDDEFKSLSEDHDAVLLGALGDPRVPSNVHAKDILLGMRFKLDLYVNFRPCVLLAPDHCPLRDVESLRLETFRENTEGAYTGMGGTFKTGTADEVAIEEDVNTRKGVERIIRAAFDFAHTRGRHHVTLVDKSNVQRHAGGLYRRVFAEVGEEYPAIEQDAMYVDAMAMDLVRRPERYEVIVTSNLFGDIISDLAAEVTGGLGLAPSANIHPGQNALFEPVHGSAPDIAGQNLANPIGAIRCVALMLDHFGHAEAAERVEAAVAASAREGRTTPDLGGDLGTDGVGQWITAQVVGNTAATN, from the coding sequence ATGCCGAGAATCGCCCTCATTCCCGGAGACGGCATAGGCGTCGAAGTTGTGCGCGAAGCGCGTCGCGTCCTAGATGCGATCAATGATGCGGAGGGCCTGGGCTTCGAGTTTGTCGACTGGGATCTCGGCGCAGATCGTTACTTGCGTGACGGCGTCACGATTACCGACGATGAGTTCAAGTCGTTGTCCGAAGATCATGACGCGGTCCTTCTCGGCGCCTTGGGGGACCCTCGAGTGCCCAGCAATGTGCACGCTAAGGACATTCTCCTTGGCATGAGATTCAAACTCGACTTGTACGTGAACTTCCGGCCTTGTGTGCTTCTCGCTCCGGACCATTGCCCTCTTCGCGACGTCGAATCTCTCCGCCTCGAGACCTTTCGCGAGAACACCGAAGGCGCGTACACAGGCATGGGTGGGACGTTCAAGACGGGCACGGCCGACGAGGTCGCGATCGAAGAGGACGTGAATACACGGAAAGGCGTCGAGCGCATCATTCGAGCGGCCTTCGATTTTGCACACACGCGTGGGCGGCACCACGTCACGCTGGTGGACAAGTCCAACGTCCAACGTCACGCCGGAGGACTGTATCGGCGGGTCTTCGCTGAGGTGGGTGAGGAATACCCGGCCATCGAACAGGATGCGATGTACGTGGATGCGATGGCCATGGACTTGGTGCGGCGACCGGAGCGATATGAGGTCATCGTCACGTCGAATCTCTTTGGCGACATCATCAGCGATCTCGCCGCTGAAGTGACCGGGGGTCTCGGGTTAGCTCCTTCCGCCAACATCCATCCTGGCCAGAATGCGCTCTTTGAGCCGGTTCACGGGTCCGCTCCAGACATTGCGGGCCAGAACCTCGCGAACCCTATCGGGGCTATTCGTTGCGTGGCATTGATGCTTGATCATTTCGGACACGCCGAAGCGGCTGAGCGGGTTGAGGCGGCTGTCGCTGCTTCGGCCCGAGAAGGAAGGACGACACCGGATCTCGGTGGCGACCTCGGTACGGATGGCGTCGGCCAGTGGATCACCGCCCAAGTGGTGGGGAACACGGCCGCAACCAACTAA
- a CDS encoding zinc ribbon domain-containing protein, with protein sequence MEDTGTLLERFHAVLVEEIRSQRPEYISSPFTVAEIYQNLVPYGSHRDRIGVEMNGDYEDALLRLLAGEGGFLVLDSDAALRNLREELESSNPNTGLYREFAAVDVRLNSDAVDGSHGAVQPELASDELVFLDDEPEPEPEPGIEAQDEVEIRMLDELAPPEEPAADDFFAENGVDDTPADETTANDVADTPSACRWCRADLPQRTNVNFCPFCGQDIHVVPCPNCSEELEPTWSFCLACGTEVAG encoded by the coding sequence ATGGAGGACACGGGGACATTGCTCGAGCGGTTCCATGCTGTTTTGGTCGAAGAAATTCGCAGTCAGCGGCCCGAATACATCTCAAGTCCGTTTACCGTCGCGGAGATCTATCAAAATCTCGTCCCTTATGGATCGCATCGCGATCGCATCGGGGTCGAGATGAACGGTGATTACGAAGACGCCCTCCTCCGACTCCTCGCCGGTGAAGGAGGCTTCTTGGTTCTCGACTCGGACGCAGCCCTTCGTAACCTGCGTGAAGAGCTCGAATCGTCGAACCCGAACACAGGGCTCTACAGAGAATTTGCGGCCGTGGATGTCCGCCTCAATTCGGATGCGGTGGATGGGTCGCATGGAGCCGTCCAGCCAGAGCTGGCCTCCGACGAATTGGTGTTTCTCGACGACGAGCCCGAGCCCGAGCCCGAGCCTGGAATCGAGGCCCAGGATGAGGTCGAGATCCGTATGTTGGACGAGCTGGCGCCGCCGGAAGAGCCGGCGGCCGATGACTTCTTCGCAGAGAACGGCGTGGATGACACCCCGGCGGATGAGACGACTGCCAACGATGTGGCGGACACCCCTTCGGCGTGCCGGTGGTGCAGAGCCGACCTCCCTCAGCGGACCAATGTCAATTTCTGTCCGTTTTGTGGACAGGACATACATGTGGTCCCGTGTCCGAACTGCAGCGAGGAGCTCGAGCCAACGTGGAGCTTCTGCCTGGCGTGTGGAACGGAAGTCGCCGGTTAG
- a CDS encoding tetratricopeptide repeat protein, which translates to MPERFLSSEEYDEQAHKLYNDGDYEGALEMLKEGLSLYPNAVELYVGLGYARLAREEYAWARRAFQQAVGLDSSHEDALVGLGETLLRFGEQEAALKLFEEVASMGFDDDTELMLTMGRALYREALYSQCRDVFAKAAASRPDSADAAASLGYALHRLGDEVGSGRQIRRALRIDPDLHEARIYLGHLLYDRGDWEGALREFERVPPVEHWDALAVWRLMELKRSLWHLEAGDSRMSPWEERLNELEELDDPIDRLLAEVESKMRGVDPGDYTDPSQTELFERSQANESEERHVIRLNDGHQIRGNWYEIVRQMRDQAGFSHETVAHYMRRLAERWHEQDGVELPFTEPEVFVRAAVDAGLLRLEVESEE; encoded by the coding sequence ATGCCCGAACGTTTCCTCAGCTCAGAGGAATACGACGAACAGGCACACAAGCTCTACAACGACGGTGATTATGAGGGGGCCCTTGAGATGTTGAAGGAGGGCCTCTCGCTGTATCCAAATGCCGTGGAACTCTATGTCGGTCTTGGATATGCGCGGCTCGCACGCGAAGAGTATGCGTGGGCTCGCAGAGCGTTCCAACAGGCGGTTGGCTTGGATTCCAGCCACGAGGATGCCTTGGTTGGTTTGGGCGAGACTCTCCTGCGCTTCGGGGAACAAGAGGCCGCCTTGAAGCTGTTCGAAGAAGTAGCATCGATGGGCTTCGACGACGATACCGAGCTCATGCTCACCATGGGTCGCGCGCTCTATCGGGAGGCTCTGTACTCCCAATGCCGTGACGTCTTCGCAAAGGCCGCAGCCTCGAGGCCGGACAGCGCCGACGCAGCCGCTTCGCTCGGTTATGCGCTCCATCGGCTTGGAGACGAAGTCGGCTCAGGTCGTCAGATCCGTCGTGCGCTGAGAATCGATCCGGACCTTCATGAGGCCCGCATCTACTTGGGCCACCTACTGTACGACCGTGGAGATTGGGAGGGTGCACTCAGAGAATTCGAGCGTGTGCCTCCGGTCGAACACTGGGACGCTTTAGCGGTTTGGCGGCTCATGGAGTTGAAGCGTTCACTGTGGCATTTGGAAGCCGGAGACTCCAGGATGTCGCCGTGGGAGGAGCGCCTGAACGAGCTGGAGGAACTCGACGACCCGATCGACAGATTGCTGGCAGAGGTCGAGTCGAAAATGCGTGGTGTGGATCCCGGTGACTATACGGACCCGAGTCAGACGGAGCTCTTCGAGCGCAGCCAAGCCAACGAATCAGAAGAAAGACACGTCATACGCCTCAACGACGGTCACCAGATCAGAGGCAACTGGTACGAGATCGTTCGGCAAATGCGGGACCAGGCCGGTTTCTCTCACGAGACGGTGGCGCACTACATGCGCAGGCTCGCGGAGCGGTGGCATGAACAAGATGGGGTGGAGCTCCCCTTCACGGAGCCGGAGGTTTTCGTTCGGGCTGCTGTTGATGCGGGACTGTTACGACTCGAAGTCGAATCCGAGGAGTAG
- a CDS encoding N(4)-(beta-N-acetylglucosaminyl)-L-asparaginase: MSTRRDFIRASAGVGAGAALGMFPKTLQGAPNVLIRRVTPTCVASSNGLDSVARAIEELANGASTIEAVVRGVNLVEEDPRDTSVGYGGLPNEDGVVQLDSSLMHGPTRGAGAVAAIEGIKRPSLVALDVMRYTDHHLLVGEGAQRFAVSMGHKIEDLVTDESRQRWIEWRARLTDRDDYLTPAESLEPIGRMREPDEFGDGLLDSHDGYRPQGTINCDIVDRNGDISSVTTTSGLAYKIPGRVGDSPIIGAGQYCDNDVGAAGSTGRGEAVIKSCGSHTIVELMRNGMHPKDACLEALRRIVHLTIEPRLQDEDGRPNFGVNYYAVNKNGEYGGAAIWSGARFAVSVDGDSRREDSAYLFERRA, translated from the coding sequence TTGAGCACAAGACGTGACTTCATCAGGGCGTCCGCCGGAGTAGGGGCGGGGGCGGCGCTCGGTATGTTCCCAAAAACGTTGCAGGGGGCTCCGAATGTCCTGATCCGAAGGGTGACCCCAACCTGTGTAGCTTCATCGAACGGGCTTGATTCGGTCGCTCGGGCCATCGAAGAACTCGCGAACGGTGCCTCCACGATCGAAGCTGTGGTTCGGGGCGTGAACTTGGTAGAAGAGGACCCTCGCGATACCTCGGTTGGATACGGCGGCCTCCCGAACGAGGACGGTGTGGTTCAGCTGGATTCCTCGCTCATGCATGGGCCGACGCGTGGCGCCGGTGCGGTTGCTGCGATCGAGGGGATCAAACGGCCTTCGCTCGTTGCCTTGGATGTCATGCGTTACACCGACCACCATCTCTTAGTGGGGGAGGGTGCTCAGCGCTTTGCGGTATCGATGGGCCACAAGATCGAAGACCTCGTTACGGACGAGTCGAGGCAGCGTTGGATTGAGTGGCGCGCTCGATTGACCGACCGGGACGATTATCTGACTCCTGCAGAGTCGCTCGAGCCTATTGGCAGGATGCGTGAGCCGGATGAATTCGGTGACGGCCTGCTCGACTCCCACGACGGATATCGTCCGCAGGGTACAATCAACTGCGACATCGTGGACAGAAACGGTGATATCTCGTCGGTGACTACAACGTCGGGTCTTGCCTACAAGATCCCCGGCCGGGTGGGCGATTCGCCCATCATCGGTGCGGGTCAATACTGCGACAACGACGTCGGTGCTGCGGGCTCGACGGGTCGTGGTGAAGCTGTGATCAAGTCATGTGGAAGCCACACCATCGTGGAACTCATGCGAAACGGCATGCATCCGAAGGATGCCTGCTTGGAGGCGCTGCGCAGGATCGTCCACCTGACGATCGAGCCGCGTCTACAAGATGAAGACGGACGTCCGAACTTCGGCGTCAACTACTATGCCGTGAATAAGAACGGCGAGTACGGCGGGGCGGCCATTTGGTCCGGCGCGCGTTTTGCCGTCAGCGTAGACGGTGACTCGAGGCGTGAGGACTCGGCCTATTTATTCGAACGTCGCGCGTAA
- a CDS encoding hydantoinase B/oxoprolinase family protein: MTLKNSSAPDAVTLEIFRHLFTALAEEMGAALKRASFSPNIKERRDYSCALFNPEAAAVSLGDHMPVHLGAMPMSVEAALSELGALAPGDVVCLNDPFKGGTHLPDITLISPIHSSNGRLLGYVASRAHHSDVGGSTPGSMPLAREIYEEGVRIPPVRLYKEGTRNEDLWITILANVRTPDERGGDLDAQLAALHTGTTRLLEIAERRGVDETLAAMDALIAYADRLVKAGLELIPDGTYHAEDAIEDDGFGSGPVPIKATMTVAGNSLTIDFAGSSPQVPGGVNAVAAITSSATRYVVRCVVEALLGEPLPAGGGSMSAVELKLPEGSIVNARPPASVAAGNVETSQRITDVLIRGFAKALPDLMPALSQGTMNNTTVGGIDPRTGQPFAYYETVGGGMGAGPTGPGLSAVHCHMSNSLNTPIEALEHAYPYRVTQYGIRRGSGGDGLHPGGDGLRRDLMLLGPARVALLAERRAVGPSGARGGSDGAPGQNVIIRDGVEEHLPSKATFSIEAGEIISIRSPGGGGWGTPDSKRDKDS; encoded by the coding sequence TTGACGTTGAAAAACTCCTCAGCTCCCGACGCCGTAACGCTCGAGATTTTTCGGCATTTGTTCACCGCCTTGGCCGAAGAAATGGGCGCCGCATTGAAACGCGCCTCTTTCTCTCCGAATATCAAAGAGAGGAGGGACTATTCATGCGCCCTCTTCAACCCTGAGGCGGCAGCAGTTTCACTCGGCGACCACATGCCGGTCCATCTAGGCGCCATGCCAATGAGCGTGGAGGCGGCCCTGTCCGAGTTGGGGGCGCTCGCACCCGGCGACGTGGTGTGCTTGAACGATCCCTTCAAGGGCGGCACCCATCTCCCCGACATCACGCTGATCTCGCCGATTCATAGCTCGAACGGCCGCCTCCTGGGCTACGTCGCCTCACGGGCGCATCACAGCGACGTCGGGGGATCAACCCCCGGCTCTATGCCGCTGGCTCGCGAGATCTACGAAGAAGGCGTTCGAATTCCGCCGGTCCGCCTCTACAAGGAAGGCACGAGAAACGAAGATCTGTGGATCACGATTCTGGCCAACGTGAGGACCCCCGATGAGCGTGGAGGCGACTTGGACGCCCAACTCGCCGCACTCCATACGGGGACCACGAGACTCCTGGAGATCGCCGAGCGAAGAGGTGTCGACGAGACCCTCGCTGCGATGGACGCCCTCATTGCCTACGCAGACCGGCTGGTGAAAGCAGGTCTGGAGTTGATCCCCGACGGGACGTACCATGCCGAGGACGCCATCGAGGACGACGGCTTCGGATCCGGACCAGTCCCCATCAAGGCGACCATGACAGTCGCTGGGAACAGCCTAACGATCGACTTCGCCGGGTCGTCACCTCAGGTGCCGGGCGGGGTGAACGCAGTCGCTGCGATCACGTCCTCAGCAACTCGTTATGTCGTGCGCTGTGTGGTGGAAGCCCTCCTAGGAGAACCGCTTCCGGCGGGCGGCGGATCGATGTCCGCAGTAGAACTCAAGTTACCCGAGGGATCGATCGTAAACGCGAGGCCTCCCGCGTCCGTCGCGGCAGGGAACGTCGAAACAAGCCAACGCATCACCGACGTGCTCATTCGGGGCTTCGCCAAGGCGCTTCCGGACCTAATGCCTGCCCTCTCGCAAGGCACTATGAACAACACGACGGTCGGGGGCATCGACCCGCGGACCGGTCAGCCCTTCGCGTACTACGAGACGGTCGGGGGCGGAATGGGCGCGGGTCCGACCGGGCCTGGGTTATCCGCGGTGCACTGCCACATGTCGAACTCGCTCAATACACCCATCGAAGCACTCGAGCACGCATATCCGTATCGGGTCACACAGTATGGAATCCGACGCGGTTCCGGGGGTGACGGGCTCCATCCCGGAGGCGACGGCCTCCGTCGGGACTTAATGCTCTTGGGACCGGCACGGGTCGCCCTCCTAGCAGAACGCCGCGCGGTCGGTCCGTCGGGGGCGCGGGGCGGCTCCGATGGGGCGCCAGGGCAGAACGTGATCATTCGGGACGGGGTCGAGGAACACCTCCCCAGCAAAGCGACGTTCTCCATCGAGGCCGGCGAAATCATCAGCATCCGGTCGCCGGGCGGCGGCGGCTGGGGCACCCCTGATTCTAAACGAGACAAAGATTCATGA
- a CDS encoding lipopolysaccharide kinase InaA family protein produces MKLPRGYTVLAAEGTEGFSWVEAAGWADSVLGSGATLHEWASREDGVETFKGRGTVYSVPAPAPGPDRMERWAVRHYQRGGLMATVLDDRYVAVGAARPDQELSANAEARARGIPTPAIIAGAMYTAGVFYRADLVTELVPDAVSLADVLFSESDGRPKADALWSAGKLLRMLENARIVHADLNAMNILIERESGATHVIDLDRAAVLPLNGPPMDGGMRARLERSLRKLEDTSGRTLDDVEWAMLQAGQTDAS; encoded by the coding sequence ATGAAGCTGCCCCGGGGATACACGGTGCTCGCCGCTGAAGGCACCGAGGGCTTCTCTTGGGTGGAAGCAGCCGGTTGGGCTGATTCCGTATTGGGATCGGGCGCCACCCTCCACGAATGGGCTTCACGAGAGGACGGGGTTGAGACCTTCAAGGGCCGCGGAACCGTCTACTCGGTTCCCGCGCCCGCCCCAGGACCGGACCGAATGGAGAGATGGGCGGTCCGCCACTATCAACGTGGTGGCCTTATGGCGACGGTCCTCGACGATCGGTACGTGGCAGTTGGCGCGGCACGCCCGGACCAAGAACTCTCAGCGAACGCAGAAGCGCGCGCGCGCGGGATACCGACTCCTGCGATCATCGCCGGAGCGATGTACACGGCGGGGGTGTTCTACCGGGCGGACCTGGTGACCGAACTGGTCCCCGATGCAGTCAGCCTCGCAGACGTTCTCTTTTCCGAGAGTGACGGTCGACCCAAGGCCGATGCTCTCTGGAGCGCCGGCAAGCTCCTTCGCATGCTCGAGAACGCACGCATCGTACATGCGGACCTCAATGCGATGAACATCCTGATCGAGCGTGAATCAGGAGCAACCCACGTAATAGACCTGGACCGAGCAGCTGTCCTGCCGCTCAACGGCCCACCTATGGACGGTGGCATGAGAGCTCGGCTGGAGCGATCGCTACGCAAGCTCGAAGACACGTCGGGACGAACGTTGGACGATGTTGAATGGGCGATGCTTCAGGCCGGACAGACCGACGCATCGTGA
- a CDS encoding glycosyltransferase family 9 protein, which yields MLSAIGDAVHVLPVANALKRAWPDTRITWIIQPVPHLLVKDHQAIDDFVVFNRRRGLRGWTGFRDIKRELAGRRFDLLIGLQVYFKAGLISGLTNADVKLGFDRLRARDAQWLFTNRRIPQSGQHHVQDQYLEFVRYLGIDPEPVRWDIRLSEAEVDAQSVFFSRLEKPACAVVVGTSKADKNWSSEGYARVLEEIETQHGMQPVLIGGPSALERAMADQVLASTKANVVDALGDDLRKLVWLLEGAHLLVSPDTGPLHIARALETPVVGLYGYTNPKRTGPYAKYQDLVVDGYAEFPGEEYPLDHTYRDGMKRITVDGVLEKVSLAVEQYPVR from the coding sequence ATGCTTTCGGCGATCGGCGATGCTGTCCATGTGCTCCCGGTGGCCAATGCCCTCAAACGAGCGTGGCCTGATACGCGCATCACTTGGATCATCCAGCCGGTGCCGCACCTATTGGTGAAAGACCACCAGGCCATCGATGACTTCGTAGTATTCAATCGTCGACGCGGCCTGAGAGGGTGGACCGGCTTCCGCGACATCAAGCGGGAACTGGCCGGCCGACGTTTTGACCTGCTCATCGGCCTTCAGGTCTACTTCAAAGCAGGCCTGATCTCAGGGCTCACCAACGCCGACGTAAAACTGGGATTCGATCGATTGCGGGCGCGGGATGCTCAGTGGCTCTTCACCAACCGCAGGATTCCGCAGTCGGGCCAGCACCATGTGCAGGATCAGTACCTGGAGTTCGTTCGTTACCTCGGTATCGACCCCGAGCCGGTCCGGTGGGACATCCGCCTGAGCGAAGCAGAAGTGGACGCTCAAAGCGTTTTCTTCTCCCGACTCGAAAAGCCGGCCTGCGCGGTCGTCGTAGGAACGAGCAAGGCCGATAAGAACTGGAGTTCGGAGGGGTACGCCCGAGTCCTGGAAGAGATCGAGACTCAACATGGCATGCAGCCGGTGTTGATCGGCGGGCCATCAGCTCTGGAACGGGCCATGGCCGACCAAGTCCTTGCTTCGACCAAGGCCAACGTGGTCGACGCCCTGGGTGATGACCTAAGGAAGCTGGTGTGGCTCTTGGAAGGCGCACATCTCCTCGTGAGTCCGGATACGGGCCCGCTCCACATCGCCCGGGCGCTCGAAACCCCCGTCGTGGGTCTTTATGGGTACACCAATCCCAAACGGACCGGCCCATACGCCAAATACCAAGATCTGGTCGTGGACGGATACGCCGAATTCCCTGGTGAGGAGTATCCATTGGATCACACCTATCGCGACGGCATGAAACGAATCACCGTGGATGGCGTGTTGGAGAAGGTTTCCTTGGCGGTCGAGCAATATCCGGTCCGCTGA
- a CDS encoding thiamine pyrophosphate-dependent enzyme has translation MGFPQEPAQERTATVFQALSGLVPEDAIIPVDVGNNTYSFECHSQAVLMSGYLGSIGFTLPAAFGAWTATQNKDGRFADRQVVSVSGDGGLGQYLAELTTAVKYEMNITHVLLNNSELGKLSKEQRSGNGEVWQTSLANPDFAAYAELCGTIGIRVESEAEPALKRAIAHDELALVEILADAQLI, from the coding sequence GTGGGATTCCCACAGGAACCGGCACAGGAGCGTACCGCCACGGTCTTCCAGGCGCTCTCCGGCCTCGTGCCCGAGGACGCGATCATCCCGGTGGATGTCGGCAACAACACCTACTCCTTCGAGTGCCACAGTCAGGCGGTCCTGATGTCCGGGTATCTCGGATCGATCGGATTCACGCTACCCGCCGCTTTCGGTGCTTGGACCGCGACCCAGAACAAGGACGGACGCTTCGCTGACCGACAGGTCGTGTCGGTTTCCGGAGACGGAGGCCTCGGCCAATACCTCGCCGAGCTGACGACCGCCGTGAAGTACGAAATGAACATCACCCATGTGCTCCTGAACAACTCGGAGTTGGGCAAACTCTCGAAAGAACAGCGCTCGGGGAATGGGGAGGTGTGGCAAACGTCCCTGGCAAATCCCGATTTCGCCGCGTATGCGGAACTCTGCGGCACGATCGGGATTCGAGTGGAGAGCGAAGCCGAGCCCGCGCTCAAACGGGCCATCGCCCACGACGAACTCGCACTCGTCGAAATCCTCGCTGACGCACAACTGATCTGA
- a CDS encoding isoprenylcysteine carboxylmethyltransferase family protein yields MTEGQKPPARLDGADPEVSIKDPRKIRTRAVWLLVLPFLWFASPTPSLLATGHVLAGLGLIIRAWAAGTIHKDSDLTTSGPYAFTRNPLYVGSFFIGLGVTLAGGHWIWPAVFFVFYTLVYGRTLAYEAEVLSELFGERFDEYKSNVPAVFPRLTPYRPIQSDVAGGFSFAQYRRNNEWEALLGAMIAFMYLATKAMWFG; encoded by the coding sequence ATGACCGAAGGCCAAAAGCCGCCGGCACGTCTAGATGGCGCTGATCCGGAGGTCTCGATCAAAGACCCTCGGAAGATTCGCACGAGGGCCGTTTGGCTCCTCGTTCTCCCTTTCCTGTGGTTCGCATCTCCGACGCCGTCGTTGCTTGCCACTGGGCACGTGCTCGCCGGACTCGGGCTGATCATCCGAGCCTGGGCCGCAGGGACCATCCACAAGGATTCGGACCTCACGACGTCTGGCCCGTACGCGTTCACGCGCAATCCACTCTACGTGGGCAGTTTCTTCATCGGGCTCGGAGTCACGTTGGCCGGGGGGCATTGGATTTGGCCCGCGGTCTTTTTCGTGTTCTACACGCTCGTGTACGGGCGGACGCTCGCCTACGAGGCCGAGGTGTTGAGTGAGCTGTTTGGTGAGAGGTTCGACGAATACAAGTCGAACGTCCCAGCGGTATTCCCGCGGCTGACGCCGTACCGGCCCATCCAATCTGATGTGGCCGGTGGATTCAGCTTTGCGCAGTACCGCCGTAACAACGAGTGGGAAGCACTGCTTGGAGCAATGATCGCCTTTATGTATCTGGCTACTAAGGCGATGTGGTTCGGTTGA
- a CDS encoding DUF3108 domain-containing protein → MNTLSGRNRRVLSAALVAGALGSPGLVAAQEEVMAYDQRAALDSLASEYPTDSAAASVPFGPGEHMIYRVEVGWFDVGEGHVSVEALDTVRGNNTYRAVMEFGGSLLGLKVHDVSTSFFDIETLQSWRFLKVSDQVSYHGTRHYEMYPGEGRWVRPDKEIESPDHTGDLGSSFPLDDLSFIYFLRQMDLEVGRSYSIPRYFKDDGNPVVINVLRRELKKVDGGEFNTIVVQPIVQTDGLFGEGGEAEIYLTDDDRKIMVYMKSNIPRFPGALELYLKDYQPGVPLHPDAREVAAEGRASRAQVDPATNR, encoded by the coding sequence GTGAACACCCTTTCGGGGCGGAATCGTCGTGTCCTGAGTGCCGCACTGGTTGCTGGCGCCCTCGGTTCCCCTGGGCTGGTGGCTGCCCAAGAGGAAGTGATGGCGTACGATCAGCGGGCGGCTCTCGACAGCCTCGCGTCCGAGTACCCGACGGACTCGGCGGCGGCGTCGGTGCCGTTTGGGCCGGGCGAGCACATGATCTACCGGGTCGAGGTCGGCTGGTTCGACGTCGGGGAGGGACACGTTTCGGTGGAGGCGCTGGATACCGTACGCGGCAATAACACCTACCGCGCTGTCATGGAGTTCGGCGGGTCATTGCTGGGCCTCAAGGTTCACGACGTGTCGACCAGTTTCTTTGACATCGAGACGCTGCAGAGTTGGCGTTTCCTCAAGGTGTCGGACCAGGTCAGCTACCATGGGACGCGCCACTACGAGATGTATCCGGGTGAAGGCAGATGGGTACGGCCGGACAAAGAGATCGAGTCGCCGGATCACACAGGTGACCTAGGATCTTCTTTCCCGCTCGACGACCTCTCGTTCATCTACTTCCTGCGACAGATGGACCTTGAGGTAGGACGTTCGTATTCGATCCCGCGCTACTTCAAGGACGATGGCAACCCGGTCGTGATCAACGTCCTACGGCGCGAGCTGAAGAAGGTCGACGGTGGGGAGTTCAATACGATCGTTGTTCAGCCCATCGTCCAGACCGACGGACTCTTCGGGGAAGGCGGCGAGGCGGAGATCTACCTGACGGATGACGACCGCAAGATCATGGTCTACATGAAGTCGAACATCCCCCGGTTTCCGGGAGCGTTGGAACTGTACCTGAAGGACTATCAGCCCGGTGTGCCTTTGCATCCGGACGCGAGGGAAGTGGCGGCGGAGGGTCGGGCATCTAGGGCGCAGGTGGACCCAGCTACGAACCGGTGA
- a CDS encoding glycosyltransferase family 2 protein: MIYVCVPAHNESDTIGVLLWKVGKVLGEFDRDYRIVVHDDASTDDTNEVLSRYRRALPLTVLKSDEQLGYSGSVEQLLRWVVKEAPYPKRDCAVVLQGDFTENPEDIIGLVKVLEGGADIVAGAVDPGANDLPRGPRLVRRFARTFLRGVFGKSPVSDPLVGLRAYRVIVLRKALRDLPTTTRFVETDGWASNVELLGKLAPHARRIAEAPLALRYDLQTRESRFQAFGTFMALARLRGARLWKDRPDSEAA; encoded by the coding sequence GTGATCTACGTCTGCGTCCCGGCACATAACGAGTCCGACACCATCGGAGTTCTTCTCTGGAAGGTTGGGAAGGTTCTGGGTGAGTTCGACCGTGATTATCGGATCGTGGTGCATGACGACGCATCGACGGACGACACGAATGAGGTCTTGAGTCGATATCGCAGGGCGTTGCCGCTCACGGTATTGAAGTCAGATGAACAGCTTGGCTACAGCGGATCTGTGGAGCAGCTTCTCCGGTGGGTCGTGAAGGAGGCTCCTTACCCGAAACGTGACTGCGCGGTCGTGCTTCAGGGTGACTTCACGGAGAACCCCGAAGACATCATTGGTCTGGTGAAGGTTTTGGAGGGCGGAGCAGATATCGTGGCCGGCGCGGTTGACCCCGGGGCGAATGATCTGCCCCGTGGGCCGAGGCTCGTACGTCGCTTCGCACGCACTTTTCTTCGCGGGGTGTTTGGTAAGTCTCCCGTTTCCGATCCGCTCGTTGGGCTGCGAGCATACCGCGTCATCGTTCTTCGTAAGGCACTTCGTGACCTTCCGACGACGACGCGTTTCGTGGAGACGGACGGGTGGGCGTCCAACGTGGAGTTGCTCGGCAAGCTCGCCCCCCATGCCCGGCGCATTGCGGAGGCCCCGCTTGCGCTGCGCTACGATCTCCAGACTCGTGAGTCACGTTTTCAGGCATTCGGGACCTTTATGGCCTTGGCTCGACTGCGTGGCGCGAGGCTTTGGAAAGATCGACCGGACTCGGAGGCTGCGTGA